One stretch of Miscanthus floridulus cultivar M001 chromosome 18, ASM1932011v1, whole genome shotgun sequence DNA includes these proteins:
- the LOC136521451 gene encoding uncharacterized protein isoform X1, which translates to MPYDQVLDIIGLDTWPLQEPLHDGKISTSYREQTKWLDQSLALTDSSWKIVVGYDPLLVCNGEETPETTKFYVPFQHIFAKYEVNAYISMAGFCGYFHRDNSILYIGHPSPGGDHKSVDGFFLHRVRPLEMCFPLTNSSRFIQIPPEFLQANNMKQLNFHWAKCGRSQC; encoded by the exons ATGCCCTACGATCAGGTTCTAGATATTATTGGTCTGGACACATGGCCTCTGCAG GAACCTCTACATGATGGCAAGATAAGCACTTCTTACAGGGAACAAACTAAATGGTTGGATCAATCACTAGCGCTCACTGACAGCAGTTG GAAAATAGTTGTTGGATATGATCCATTACTGGTTTGCAATGGGGAAGAAACACCAGAAACAACAAAGTTCTATGTGCCATTTCAACACATTTTTGCTAAATATGAAGTG AATGCATACATAAGCATGGCTGGGTTTTGTGGTTATTTCCACCGAGACAACTCGATATTATACATTGGACATCCCAGCCCTGGTGGTGACCATAAAAGTGTAGATGGTTTTTTCTTGCACAGAGTTAGACCCCTCGAGATG tgttttcctctcacaaattcctccagattcatccagattcctccagaattcctccaagcgaacaatATGAAACAATTAAATTTCCATTGGGCAAAATGTGGCAGGAGTCAATGTTGA